One genomic window of Carassius gibelio isolate Cgi1373 ecotype wild population from Czech Republic chromosome A10, carGib1.2-hapl.c, whole genome shotgun sequence includes the following:
- the LOC128021427 gene encoding protein FAM163B-like produces MTAGTVVITGGILATVILLCIIAVLCYCRLQYYCCKKEESESEEEEPDFAVTSRLPPVHSNHNILAATVPTSTTPNGPALFTPPQTRKLTRSQTYCPSCTHYDLPFYLQQPDGLRNGGERISYRSMYQQDLGLPTPLPTLLPTQLPTPLPNYHKLNLSRSVTMREMFTRSCSISTDV; encoded by the exons ATGACAGCCGGGACAGTGGTAATCACAGGAGGAATTCTAGCTACAGTAATCTTACTGTGCATTATCGCTGTACTGTGTTACTGTAGGCTGCAG TACTATTGCTGTAAGAAGGAGGAGTCGGAGTCAGAGGAGGAGGAGCCTGACTTCGCCGTCACATCTCGTTTGCCACCGGTGCATTCAAACCACAACATCCTGGCGGCCACTGTCCCAACGTCAACCACCCCCAATGGGCCTGCCCTTTTCACGCCCCCGCAAACACGAAAACTGACCCGTTCACAGACTTACTGTCCATCCTGTACACATTATGACCTGCCATTTTACTTGCAGCAGCCAGACGGCCTGCGAAATGGCGGAGAACGAATTAGCTACCGCAGCATGTATCAACAAGATTTGGGGCTGCCCACTCCATTGCCCACCCTGCTGCCCACCCAGCTGCCGACGCCACTACCCAACTACCACAAACTAAACCTCAGCCGCTCAGTTACCATGAGGGAGATGTTCACACGAAGCTGCAGCATTAGCACTGACGTGTAG